One segment of Carya illinoinensis cultivar Pawnee chromosome 13, C.illinoinensisPawnee_v1, whole genome shotgun sequence DNA contains the following:
- the LOC122290879 gene encoding mitogen-activated protein kinase kinase kinase 17, with amino-acid sequence MKLLHSDLASWVRGKCIGKGSFGTVTLGVNLRDGGFFAVKSVDRNSGLPGHLEALEDEIRILRSLSSPYVVRFLGDDVTFELPTTSCRNLHLEYLPGGTVADVAKRWGDDVDERVVRSHAWCVVSALRYLHSRRIVHCDVKGKNILVGADINLAKLADFGSAIDTSGEASRTPILPRGSPLWMAPEVIRRELQGPESDVWSLGCTIIEMVTGKPAWEDRGVDTLSRIGFSDDLPEFPTRLSELGRDFLEKCLRRDPSKRWSCDQLLQHPFLSSSASPYTVLTDSSPRCVLDWINSEFNNEDDEEENEMSPSRGSNTENYEVSATERIGKLATTSGANWESDGWVAVRGFPCDAEAEAGVSCRGDEGEGKSTEYQYSTRAEEEYQNYGGGRSWRNENNYPECGLWCGACSLDWEAGSTTCRFGPLRCHGTRSIYSLWSVLFTLLLSSLYFTLLVVNQWLFIFLRFYSWPLFQACQCDWSICFEFMPEGKI; translated from the coding sequence ATGAAGCTTCTTCACTCGGACCTGGCTTCTTGGGTCAGAGGCAAGTGTATTGGGAAGGGCTCCTTTGGTACTGTCACGCTTGGAGTAAACCTACGTGACGGTGGCTTTTTTGCCGTGAAGTCCGTCGACAGGAACTCGGGTCTGCCCGGTCACCTCGAGGCGTTGGAGGACGAGATTCGGATCCTCCGATCTCTGTCTTCGCCTTACGTCGTCCGATTTCTCGGTGACGACGTGACGTTCGAGTTACCGACAACGTCGTGCCGGAACTTGCACTTGGAGTACTTGCCAGGTGGCACCGTGGCTGACGTGGCGAAACGGTGGGGCGATGACGTGGACGAGCGGGTTGTACGGTCGCACGCCTGGTGTGTCGTCTCGGCGTTGCGGTACCTACACTCCAGGCGCATTGTCCACTGCGACGTCAAGGGAAAGAACATTCTGGTCGGCGCcgatataaatttagccaagctTGCCGATTTTGGCTCTGCAATCGATACCTCCGGAGAAGCGTCTAGGACTCCGATTCTGCCACGCGGGAGTCCCCTGTGGATGGCGCCGGAGGTAATCAGGCGGGAATTGCAGGGGCCTGAATCCGACGTGTGGTCCCTGGGATGCACGATCATCGAGATGGTGACCGGAAAACCGGCGTGGGAGGATCGCGGGGTGGACACACTGAGTAGAATCGGATTTTCGGACGACTTGCCTGAATTCCCTACTCGGTTATCCGAACTCGGTCGCGATTTTCTCGAGAAGTGTCTAAGGAGAGATCCTAGCAAACGGTGGAGCTGTGATCAGCTGCTACAGCATCCATTTCTGTCTTCGTCGGCATCGCCCTACACGGTTTTGACTGACTCATCTCCCCGGTGCGTACTCGACTGGATTAACTCAGAGTTCAACAacgaagatgatgaagaagagaACGAAATGAGCCCGAGCCGCGGTTCCAATACAGAGAACTACGAAGTCTCTGCTACGGAGAGAATTGGTAAATTAGCTACGACATCAGGGGCAAATTGGGAATCCGATGGTTGGGTGGCGGTAAGGGGTTTCCCATGTGACGCAGAAGCAGAAGCAGGTGTGAGTTGTCGTGGAGACGAAGGGGAAGGGAAGAGTACGGAATACCAGTATTCAACGAGGGCAGAAGAAGAATATCAAAATTATGGTGGCGGACGGAGTTGGCGGAACGAGAACAATTATCCCGAGTGCGGGCTGTGGTGCGGTGCGTGCAGTCTCGATTGGGAAGCTGGCTCGACGACCTGTCGTTTTGGGCCGCTGAGGTGTCATGGGACACGCAGCATTTACAGCTTGTGGAGTGTATTGTTTACATTATTATTGTCGTCATTGTATTTCACATTATTAGTAGTTAATCAATGGCTCTTCATATTCCTTCGCTTTTATTCTTGGCCTCTATTCCAAGCATGTCAATGTGATTGGTCTATTTGTTTTGAGTTCATGCCTGAAGGTAAaatctga